One genomic region from Salvelinus fontinalis isolate EN_2023a chromosome 18, ASM2944872v1, whole genome shotgun sequence encodes:
- the LOC129815511 gene encoding proliferation-associated protein 2G4-like, which translates to MSDNEEQEQTIVEDLVVTKYKMGGDIANQALRVVIEAAKSGVSVVNLCEKGDAHIMVETGKVFRKEKDLKKGIAFPTSVSVNNCVCHFSPLKSDPDYTLKDGDLVKIDLGVHVDGFISNVAHSFVVGATKEAPVTGKKADVINAAHMCAEAALRLVKPGNQNSKVTEAWNKIAQSFKCTAIEGMLSHQLKQHIIDGEKTIIQNPTDQQRKDHEKAEFEVHEVYAVDVLISTGEGKARDGGQRTTIYKRDPSKQYGLKMKTSRMFFSEVERRFDAMPFTLRAFEDEAKARLGVVECAKHELLQPFSVLNEKEGEFVAQFKFTVLLMANGPHRITSGPFEPELYNSEHEVQDAELRTLLQSSASRKTQKKKKKKASKTVETATGQPTEESKKVAE; encoded by the exons ATGTCTGACAACGAAGAACAAGAACAGACCATCGTGGAGGACTTGGTTGTCACCAAGTACAAAATGGGAGGTGACATCGCCAACC AGGCCCTGCGTGTGGTGATTGAGGCGGCCAAGTCAGGGGTTTCTGTCGTCAACCTGTGTGAGAAGGGAGATGCCCACATCATGGTCGAGACTGGCAAGGTCTTCAGGAAGGAGAAAGACTTAAAGAAAG GCATTGCCTTCCCTACCAGCGTCTCAGTCAATAACTGTGTTTGCCACTTCTCTCCCCTGAAGAGTGACCCTGACTACACACTTAAAGATGGGGACCTGGTCAAAAT TGATCTTGGAGTCCATGTTGACGGCTTCATCTCTAATGTAGCTCATAGTTTTGTTGTGGGAGCTACTAAG GAGGCTCCAGTGACAGGGAAGAAAGCTGATGTGATCAATGCAGCTCACATGTGTGCGGAGGCAGCCCTACGCCTTGTCAAGCCTGGCAACCAGAACTCAAAGGTGACGGAGGCATGGAACAAGATTGCTCAGTCATTCAAATGCACGGCCATTGAGG GTATGTTATCTCATCAGCTGAAGCAGCACATCATCGATGGAGAGAAAACCATCATTCAGAACCCCACAGACCAGCAAAG GAAGGACCATGAGAAGGCGGAGTTTGAGGTGCACGAGGTCTACGCTGTGGATGTCCTGATCAGTACTGGTGAAGGGAAg GCCAGGGATGGAGGCCAGAGGACCACAATTTACAAGAGGGACCCCAGTAAGCAGTACGGGCTGAAGATGAAGACCTCCCGCATGTTCTTCAGTGAGGTGGAGCGACGCTTCGACGCCATGCCCTTCACTCTCAG GGCGTTTGAGGATGAGGCTAAAGCCCGCCTGGGCGTGGTCGAGTGTGCCAAACACGAGCTGCTTCAGCCTTTCAGTGTGCTCAACGAGAAGGAGG GAGAGTTTGTGGCCCAGTTTAAGTTCACAGTGCTGCTGATGGCCAACGGCCCCCATAGAATCACCAGCGGACCCTTTGAGCCAGAGCTCTACAACTCAGAGCACGAAGTGCAGGACGCAGAGCTGAGG actCTACTGCAGAGCTCAGCTAGTCGCAaaacacagaagaagaagaaaaagaag gCCTCCAAGACTGTGGAAACCGCTACTGGACAGCCAACTGAGGAGAGCAAAAAGGTGGCAGAGTAG
- the LOC129815508 gene encoding vasopressin V2 receptor-like has protein sequence MHPLNSSLGNFSMMMEVEDTPRDEKLAKVEIALLSVIFVSASILNTGLLLVLWNRRKQVSRMRVFVFHLCIADLVVAFFQVCPQLMWEITDRFIGPDLVCRLVKYLQVVGMFASTYMIVVMTIDRYQAICNPMVKFQRRHARWNIPVCVAWTISLVCGLPQIFIFSRVQVAPGVFDCWADFIQPWGLKTYITWTTLVIFVLPILTVVVCQVQICRAIQVNLYLKTL, from the coding sequence ATGCACCCGTTAAACAGCAGTCTCGGTAACTTCAGTATGATGATGGAGGTTGAGGACACGCCCCGGGATGAGAAACTTGCCAAAGTAGAGATCGCGCTGCTCAGTGTTATCTTCGTAAGCGCCTCTATCCTGAACACCGGGCTATTACTGGTTCTGTGGAACCGGCGCAAACAGGTCTCCAGGATGCGTGTCTTCGTGTTCCATCTGTGCATAGCAGACCTGGTGGTTGCGTTTTTCCAGGTTTGCCCGCAGCTCATGTGGGAAATTACGGACAGGTTCATTGGACCAGACCTGGTGTGCCGCTTGGTGAAGTATCTGCAGGTAGTGGGCATGTTTGCGTCCACCTACATGATTGTGGTGATGACCATTGACCGCTACCAGGCTATATGCAACCCCATGGTCAAGTTTCAGAGGAGGCACGCGCGCTGGAACATCCCAGTGTGCGTCGCCTGGACGATCTCCCTCGTGTGCGGCCTGCCTCAGATTTTCATCTTCTCGAGGGTCCAGGTGGCGCCCGGGGTGTTCGACTGCTGGGCGGACTTCATCCAGCCCTGGGGCCTGAAGACCTACATCACTTGGACCACGCTGGTCATCTTTGTCTTACCCATTTTGACCGTGGTGGTGTGCCAGGTGCAAATATGTCGAGCCATCCAGGTCAACCTTTATCTAAAGACGCTTTAG